The Engraulis encrasicolus isolate BLACKSEA-1 chromosome 4, IST_EnEncr_1.0, whole genome shotgun sequence genome includes a window with the following:
- the si:ch211-176l24.4 gene encoding uncharacterized protein si:ch211-176l24.4, with protein MYQFNILHISGAWTNSRQSPPGEMASCSKDTSSSLWTTSQKQKSTKKKKSKKRHREKEEEKYCREHRKKSGKKSALPLSDAPSLQGENFKVSHKLDRSCTGIPPIQTQDPGADLKKSSKTKKCSSQHANPDRAKPKKRVVFDLSQNGSVVKEYSEGPRVCSQIACNRVGHQCIKPEPEESPDGIDSQELFITQNKFLSPSLFQDSDEDVSQTPDLSLTAFQQPPASPVSTADAANQTENFFTPRLAGFLSFKRRTLTKCAEQPVDLSLPHRQRDQQVGGDEREETDVGHQGTGKLDLSQGKVVQTRLNESFFFKLKGKKDSPKALCPLKKIKKDCGKKQKK; from the exons ATGTATCAATTCAACATCTTACACATTTCTGGCGCCTGGACAAATTCTCGACAAAGTCCACCAGG AGAGATGGCCAGTTGCTCAAAGGATACTTCGTCATCACTTTGGACCACAagtcaaaaacaaaaatcaacaaagaaaaagaaatccaaaaaaagacacagagaaaaggaagaggagaaataTTGCAGGGAGCACAGAAAAAAATCTGGTAAAAAATCTGCCCTGCCACTAAGTGATGCTCCGTCCCTACAGGGGGAAAACTTCAAGGTATCTCACAAGCTTGACAGAAGCTGCACAGGTATCCCTCCCATCCAAACCCAAGACCCCGGAGCAGACCTGAAGAAGTCTTCAAAAACTAAAAAATGCTCCAGTCAACATGCCAACCCTGACAGAGCCAAACCTAAGAAAAGAGTGGTCTTTGATTTGTCCCAAAATGGCTCAGTGGTGAAAGAATACTCAGAGGGACCAAGAGTTTGCTCCCAAATTGCATGCAACAGAGTTGGTCATCAATGTATCAAGCCAGAGCCAGAGGAAAGCCCTGACGGCATTGATAGCCAGGAGCTGTTCATCACTCAGAATAAGTTTttatctccttccctcttccagGACAGCGACGAGGATGTGTCTCAGACACCTGACCTCAGTCTGACAGCATTTCAACAGCCACCTGCTAGTCCTGTATCAACGGCTGACGCAGCCAATCAGACAGAGAACTTTTTCACACCGAGACTCGCAGGTTTTCTTAGCTTTAAACGGAGAACACTGACCAAATGTGCAGAGCAACCTGTTGACCTGAGCTTGCCCCATCGACAGCGAGACCAGCAGGTGGGTGGCGATGAAAGAGAGGAGACCGATGTGGGGCACCAGGGGACTGGTAAGCTGGATCTCAGTCAGGGAAAGGTAGTGCAGACCCGCCTCAACGagtcattctttttcaagttaaaagggaaaaaagattCCCCAAAGGCACTCTGTCCTTTGAAAAAAATCAAGAAGGACTGTGGGAAGAAACAGAAAAAGTGA